One Companilactobacillus farciminis KCTC 3681 = DSM 20184 genomic window, TGGGCAATAGCCTTTCTGTTAGTGCCCATCTTAGCTTTGACGAAAGTAGTGCCTTACATTACACTGTTGATCGTGCTACTTTATCCAAACATTTGGGACGATTTTCGTCCTTATCTAAAGGAACAAGTAAAAACAAAAACTTATCCTTTGGTAATTAAAGCTGTAAGTAAATTCTCAGTAACGTATATTTTATTGATTGCTGTCGGGGCGATTATTAAATTAGTTATGTCAGTGTTATAGTTGCAGCCTTCTCAGAAAGAGTCCATAAAAATCACTCCTAAAACTTCTTTCTGAACATAAAAGAAGAGCTCACCTAATTGTCGGGATTAGGTGAGCTTTTTGGTTGCTTTAAATAAGCACATATTAGATTATACATATTTTTTGATAATTTTGCTGAAATAATTTGGAATTTTTCACTAAAAGGTTGTTGAAAAACCAATTTATGAGCAAATAATAATAAATTCCCAGTCTTTTTATGCGGATTATAGAGTGGATCGTTAACAATGGGCCAACCTTGACTAGCCAAGTGGATTCTTAACTGATGAGTGCGACCAGTCAATAAATTCAGTTGTAATAAAGCATAATTATCGTTTTTTTGGATGACTTTAAACTTTGTCACTGAATCTAAACCAGTGGGACTAATGATTTTTTTGCGGACATCTTGAGGGTCTTGACCAATCGGCAGATCAATCGTACCAGAATCGGGGATTTCTTTGTCTAACTTGACTAGGGCTAGGTACTCACGATGCAAGGTTTTAGTGGTAAGTTGACGATTAAAGATGGGGACTAGGTATGGCGTTTTGGAGATTAATACTAAGCCAGAAGTTTCCATGTCGATTCGATGGACCATATAGGGATGACCATTAGTTAAATAAGTTTCTACATCATTCATCAAAGAGTCATTTTCAGTTTTGATGTTTGGATGAGTCTTTTTACCAGCTTTTTTGTTGACGACAATTATATCATCGTCTTCATAAACAACGTCGACAGAGTCATTGCCAGGCAAATAATGTTGTTCTGATCGGGGTGAAAAATTAAAATTTAAAGTTATTTCATCTAGATCTCGAACAATCGTATTAAAAGAATGGTAAGTTCCATTGATTAAAACGTCTTGTTGAATACGAAAAAAGTGTTGCCATTTCTTAGGAATCAGCCACTTTTTTAGAAGTTCACGGATGGTTAAAGTCTCATATTTTTGTTGATGATAAGTTATGATTTTTTGATACATAAGATGATTAGCTCCTTAAAGATTTAAGACAAATTAAAAAAACACTCTCAATATGTGATAAAATTTGTTCTTATATAGAGGTATTTGATAATGAATAAAAACAATGGTTTTTGGGAATGGTTTAAACCCAAATTACTAGTTGCGTGGTCTTTTATAAAGAAATATTGGAAGAGATTCCAAATTACTCGTTGGATAATCTTGGTCGTTATGATCATGATTTTGGTTTTGAGTGGATACTGGACTTACAAAGCTAAAACTTCCAATGTATCAGATCTACAGTCTTCTTTGCAGACAAAAACAACTATCATCGATAAAGATGGTGACGATGCGGGTCAATTATACGCTAGCAAAGGGACTTACGTTAGTTACGATAAAATTTCTAAGAATATTCAAAATGCGGTTATTTCGACAGAGGATCGAACTTTTTGGACTAATCCAGGTTTCAGTATCAAGGGTTATATTCGAGCTGCGATAGGTTACGTCATTCATCACGGTATCACTGGTGGTGGTAGTACTTTAACTCAGCAATTGGCAAAGAATTCTTTGTTAACCCAAAAGCAGACTTTATCCAGAAAAGGTGAGGAATTATTCCTTTCAATTGAAATAAATCGAGTGTATTCAAAGAAACAAATTTTAACGATGTATTTGAATAATGCTTATTTTGGTAATGGTGTTTGGGGTGTTCAAGATGCTTCTGAAAAGTATTTCGGTAAGAATGCATCAGAGCTAAATCCTGCTGAAGGGGCTGTTCTGGCCGCTATTTTGAAAGCACCTAATTATTATAACCCAATTGATAGTATGAAAAACTCACTGGCTCGACGTAATTTAGTTTTAGGGTTGATGGTTGATAATAATAAATTGTCTGCTTCACAGGCTAGTTATTATAAGAATACTTCCATTAATCTGAATGATAACTACGAAGTCAGCAGTTCTTACAAGTATCCTTACTTCTTTGATGCTGTTATCGCTGAAGCGGTTAATAAGTATGGTCTCAAAGAAGACGATATTTTGAATAAGGGGTACAAAATCTATACGACTTTAGATCAAGAAATGCAGTCTTCAATGCAAAAGACGTTTGATAATAATTACTTGTTCCCGGCTAATGCAGCTGACGGGACAAAGGTTCAAGGAGCCTCAGTCGCAGTTGATCCTAAGAATGGTGGCGTCTTGGCAGTTATTGGTGGACG contains:
- a CDS encoding RluA family pseudouridine synthase, which gives rise to MYQKIITYHQQKYETLTIRELLKKWLIPKKWQHFFRIQQDVLINGTYHSFNTIVRDLDEITLNFNFSPRSEQHYLPGNDSVDVVYEDDDIIVVNKKAGKKTHPNIKTENDSLMNDVETYLTNGHPYMVHRIDMETSGLVLISKTPYLVPIFNRQLTTKTLHREYLALVKLDKEIPDSGTIDLPIGQDPQDVRKKIISPTGLDSVTKFKVIQKNDNYALLQLNLLTGRTHQLRIHLASQGWPIVNDPLYNPHKKTGNLLLFAHKLVFQQPFSEKFQIISAKLSKNMYNLICAYLKQPKSSPNPDN
- a CDS encoding PBP1A family penicillin-binding protein; protein product: MNKNNGFWEWFKPKLLVAWSFIKKYWKRFQITRWIILVVMIMILVLSGYWTYKAKTSNVSDLQSSLQTKTTIIDKDGDDAGQLYASKGTYVSYDKISKNIQNAVISTEDRTFWTNPGFSIKGYIRAAIGYVIHHGITGGGSTLTQQLAKNSLLTQKQTLSRKGEELFLSIEINRVYSKKQILTMYLNNAYFGNGVWGVQDASEKYFGKNASELNPAEGAVLAAILKAPNYYNPIDSMKNSLARRNLVLGLMVDNNKLSASQASYYKNTSINLNDNYEVSSSYKYPYFFDAVIAEAVNKYGLKEDDILNKGYKIYTTLDQEMQSSMQKTFDNNYLFPANAADGTKVQGASVAVDPKNGGVLAVIGGRGEHTFRGWNRATQLARQPGSTIKPLAVYTPAIENGYSYDSELPNQITSFGKNKYSPTNADGIYSDTIPMYKALYQSENVPAVALLDKIGVKKGVDSVENFGIKVHKSDQNLALALGGLEYGVSPLQMARAYTAFANEGKLASTHFITKIVDSTGTVVVDNSNSSTKQIISKSTAKEMTSMMLGVYNEGTGKYAKPSGYQIAGKTGSTEVPQSWGYAGTKDQWMIGYTPDVVVASWMGFDKSDQNHFLTSANENGMSTLFKNEMSSILPETKQTSFGVKDATTLANATDTDDDDNDISKSIQDGVNNIKNKATEWYNDIKNFFGQ